The Pantoea vagans genome contains the following window.
AGAGAATGGAAAACTCATTCATGCAACAGAATTCCTTGAGGCAAAAAGTTAAAAGTCTGCAAATTCAGCAATATGCTTCCCGGTACGCTGTTCGAGGAAATCGAGCAAGCGGCGTGGCGTGACATTTAACACGCGATCCTCGGGAAAATCCACTTCACGCGTAATACGGATGCAGTGTTCAAAGTGGCCCAGCGTAAAGGCAGTGTGGGAATCAGAACCAAAGGCCAGACGCCCGCCGGCATCGCGCACCGCTTCGGCGATGGCGCGGCAGTTAGGTTCACTGCCAGGTCGTGAATGGGTAAACGAGGAGTTGTTGATCTCCAGCGCGACATCATAATGCGCCGCCGCTTCAGCAATCGCGCGGATATCGACCGGGAATTTCGGATTGCCAGGATGCGAGATGATGTGCACCAGTCCACCGGCCATCGCCGCAATCATCGCTTCGGTGTGATGCGCTTTATCACGTGGCGCGTACACTGGCTCGTGGAAGCCTGCCACAATCAGATCCAGCGCATCCAGCATCGGGCAACTGCAGTCGATCTCGCCCTGCTGGTTTTTGATGTTGGCTTCAATACCGCGCAGCACGCCCACGCCATCGATCACGCGTGGCCAGATGCGCATATTGACGAAGTGCCAATAATGCGGCGCATCCGCCATATCCGGACCGTGATCGGTTATAGCAAACAGCTTCAGGCCATTCTGCTTAGCCTGTACCACGTAATCGTGCAGCGTACTGTAGGCGTGGGTGCTGGCAACGGTGTGCATGTGCAAATCGACGGGATACATCCTCTTCTCCTGACAAAATGTGAATTAATAACCGCGTTGACGATCGACTAAACCGCCCGGCTGCTGGCCTTGCTCCAGAGCAAGTATGGCACCCGCAATGAAATCCATCGCCTCACCCGGCAATGTTATGGCAGCAGTATGTGGCGTGATTGTGACATGCGGATGCGACCAGAGCGGGTGATCCTTGGGCAAAGGTTCCGTCTGGAACACATCCAGCGCGGCACCTGCCAACTGGCCGCTATTCAGGGCCGCCAGCAAATCGGCTTCCACCACGTGCGCACCGCGCGCCATATTGAGGAAAAAGGCGCCGTGCGGCAGTACGCTTAGCACGTGCTCATCAATCAGGTTGGTGGTCTCCGGCGTGGTCGGCAGCAAATCAATCAGCACTTGCGTGCCATCGAGAAAGGCATTCAGCTGCTCGCGACCGTGGAAGGTTTGCACGCCTTCAATGGTTTTTGCTGAACGGCTCCAGCAGCGTAGCGGGAAGCCCCACTGACGCAGACTCTCCAGTACGCTGCGCCCCAGCACACCGGCACCCAGAATACCGATGGTAAAGTTCTCGCGTTCATAGCCCTTCAACTGCTGCCAGTGCGCCCGTTGCTGCTGTTGACGATAGTCGGCAAAACGACGGAACCAGCCCAACACGCACCAGTTGGCATACTCTTGCATCTGACGCGCCATTCCGGTGTCTTCTAAACGTATCAGCGGCACTTCATCGGACAGCATTTCCGGATGGGCGTGCTGTTGTTTAAGAATCTCATCCACGCCAGCGCCCATGGCGAATACGCCTTTCAACGGGCGTCCGGCGAGCATCTCTGTGGGCGGTGAACGCACGATGGCGTAGTCGGCCGGTGCATTATCACCCGGTTGCCAGTAGCGTACGTTGACGCCCGGTATACGTTGATGCAGTCCGTCAATCCAGCTCTGCGGATTGGATGAGGGGTGATACCAGATGATCTCCATACAGCTCTCCTTTTTTTCCTTCAGCCTCAGGCAAATACCTGTTGAGGGCAAGCAAAAACCTTAGGGTTAATGCAATTTCTCCCGTGATTAATTCCGAACGCTTCACATTTCCGCCCCCTTGGGGGGATAAGCGGCGGATAAGCGACTAAAGTTGTTCGAGTGGTCAATGCGTTAGCACACCACCTTTTCGGACAAGGAGAAAAACCGATGATAAAAAATGTCATATTCACGCCCGCGCGCCTCACCTTTTTACTGAGCGCTGCCCTGCTCGCGGGTTCTGCCGTTGCGCAGGCTGAAGATAACAGCCGCATGCTGAGCAACCAGCCCCAACCACCGGATATCCGTTTGGGGCCACTGTTTAACGCCGTGCAGCAGGCGAAATTTTATCCGGACCAGAAAACCTTTGCCGACGCGGTCCCGAAGTACAACCCCTCTTCCATTCTGGCCGACTGGCAGATGCAAAAGAGCCAGCGCAACTTCGATCTGAAGCACTTTGTTGACGCCAATTTCACCTTGCCTAAAGAGCAGGACAAATATGTGCCGCCCGCTGGGCAGAGCCTGCGTGAGCATATCAACGGCTTGTGGCCGGTGTTGACCCGCTCCACGCCTAACGCCAGCCAGTATGATTCCCTGCTGCCGTTGCCTAAGCCTTACGTTGTACCGGGTGGTCGCTTCCGCGAAGTCTATTACTGGGACAGCTACTTCACCATGCTGGGCCTGGCGGAGAGCGGCCATTGGGATCGGGTGCAAGATATGGTGGACAACTTCGCCACCGAGCTCGACAAATATGGCCATATCCCGAACGGCAACCGCAGCTACTATCTCAGCCGATCGCAGCCACCGTTCTTTAGCCTGATGGTCGATCTGTTAGCCACTCACAAAGGTGATGACGTCTATCGCCAGTATCTGCCGCAGTTGCAGAAAGAGTATGACTACTGGATGGCCGACAGCGATAAGGTCGCCGCAGGACAAGCCAGCAAGCGCGTCATTAAGCTCAGCGATGGCACCTTGCTCAATCGCTATTGGGATGACCGCGATGCCCCACGCACCGAATCCTGGCTGGACGATGTGAACACCGCCAACAAAGCACCGGACCGCAATAAACAGCAGGTGTATCGCGATCTGCGTGCTGGCGCGGCATCGGGCTGGGATTTCAGCTCACGTTGGTTTACCGATGCGCATAATCTGGCCTCCATCCGCACCACACAACTGGCACCGGTGGATCTGAATAGCCTGATGTTCCATCTGGAGCAGGTGCTGTCTAAGGCATCCAAACTGGCGAAACAGGATGACCAGGCCAAACAGTTTGCTGCTGATGCCGAGAAGCGTCGGGCGGCGATCAATCGCTATCTGTGGGATGCAAAACAGGGCTGGTATGCCGATTACGACTGGCAGAAAAAACAGATCCACCCGCAGCTCACCGCGGCAACACTGTTCCCGCTGTATATGCAGGTGGCGAGTGAGAAACAGGCCGATCGCACGGCGAAAGCGGTAGAAAAACAGCTGCTAAAACCGGGTGGGTTAGTGACCACCACGGTGAATAACGGTCAGCAATGGGACGCACCTAATGGCTGGGCACCGCTGCAATGGGTTGCCATTGAAGGACTGGAGCATTACCACCAGCCCAAACTGGCGCAAGAGATTGGCCAGCGTTTCCTGCAAAACGTGCAGGCCACCTATGACAAAGAGCATAAGCTGGTTGAGAAGTACGTGGTGGAAGGCGCGCAGCTGGGCGGCGGTGGCGGCGGTGAATATCCGTTGCAGGATGGCTTCGGCTGGACCAATGGCGTGACGCTAAAACTGCTGGATAAGTATTGCCCGAAAGATAAGACCTGCAATAACGCTGGGGATATCCCGAATATGCCAGCGTTAAGCGCGGGGAAATAAGCGCTTTAGACAGGGGCGGCCTAAGGGTGCAGCAGAGGCGTCATGGCCTCAGACAACGTGCCCTTTTTGACAACGCGCACTGAAGCTAAGGAGCTGGCTGGGGTCGCACCGGGGCAGGCATCCGCAGCGCTGAGCTGAGCGAGTATGCCAGGAGAGCCCGCAGGACGCGGGCGAAAGGTGGCGCTGGAACATGGATGTTCCATCGTGAACTGAACCCCTTAACCTGGACTCTTTAAGTCAGCTTAATTTGATTATGAGTCCGGTACTCCACCGGACTCAGTCCGCCCAGTCCCATCTTTATCCGCTTGTCGTTCCAGAAGTCTATGTACTCACCGATCGCAGCACTCAGTTCGCTCACACTTCGGAACGTCTTCAGATAAAACATCTCTGTTTTAAGATGCCCAAAGAAGTTCTCTATCATCGCATTGTCCAGACAGTTGCCTTTCCTGGACATACTTTGCTGTATTCCTCTCTCTGCGAGTTGACGCCGGTAATATGGCCGCTGGTAATGCCACCCCTGATCACTGTGCAACAACACGCGGCTCAGGCTACTCAGGTGACTGAACGCCTTTTTCAGCATGCCATCTATCAATGATGCCGTTGCCTTCTGTGAGCCTTCCCAGGCCACGATTTCATCGTTGTACAGGTCCATTATGGCTGACAGGTAATATTTATCCTCTCCCACTCGGAACTCCGTCACGTCTGTTACCCATTTCTCTTCAGGCGCTGAAGCAACGAAGTTTCTTTGTAGCAGGTTAGCCACTGTCGGATTCACGCCTCCCCGGTAGGAACAATATTTCTTCCGCCTTACCGGGCACTCCAGCGACAGAGCTTTCATCAGCTTAAGGATAGTTTTACCACTGTGACTGTAGCCACATTGTCTGAGAAGCTCGTTAAGCCGCCGGTAGCCATACAGGCTTCTGTGTTCACTGAACAACCGGAGCATCAGCACCTTAACCTCAGCATATTTATCCGGTATCTGAAGGCGAGCCAGATGATAAAAGAAGGTGCTCCGGGCCAGTTGAGCCGCTTTCAGCAGCACCGGCAGGCGATGTTGCGTACGCAACAGGTTTACCGCCGCTGCTTTTTCAGCGACTCCAGCCGCTTTTTTTCAAGGAGTATCCCCTGCAGCGTCTTCAGATAGTCATTTTCCGCCCGGAGATATTCGAGCTCCTTCAGCAGTTCTTCAGGCGTTTTATCATCTGCTTTACGAGGCTTGTCTGGATTAACTGGCATAAATACGCTCCGCTCCGGTTGTGTCGGACAAAAGGCACTGTACCCCTTTAGTCTGAACCGTTTGAGCCAGTTATCAACAGTGGTATGGGAAGCAATACCAAATCGGGCCGCGAGCCTTGCCGATGTCTCAGGATGGTTGATGGCATAGGTGACAACCTCTCGTTTGAACTCCGGTGAATACATCTGAGAGCGGGAGCGGGAACGGGGACGCAGTGCTTCCTCACCGTGGTGAAGATAAAGCTGTATCCAGCGGATAGCATGCGTCCTCGAAACCCCGAAATGTTGTGCTGTCCCGCCCTGACCGGCATGACCGTCGAGAAAGTAACGCACGACCTTTAACTTGAATTGAGTGGAATATTTGGGCTTCATGATTTATCCCCATTATGTCGTTTTACAGTCCAACATTATGGGTTCAGTCCATCGGCACCGGTCCGTTAAGGCAGACGAGTGAAGTGAAGGCACCGCGTAGCGGCGCGAGGACCGCCAGCCCCGGTGCGACCCCAGACGGCGTTATCGTCAGTCGCTTAACTGACGAGTAATTTGCCATAATTGGCGGCCCGACAAGCAAGGATACGGATTTCTGGGGTGTGCATTCATGCGCACTAGCAGAAAGCCAGTCAGTTAATCCCCCAACTTCCGCCCACCTTGTGAGATTTTCTCACACCTCATCTATCTCAAATTTACATCTTGAAACACAGCCTACTAAAAGATAATAATTATCACTCTAATATCGACTCTTATTCTCACATTTGAGGTGGTGCTTTTACATGTGCTGCCATTTTGCCTGCTTTCAGTTAAAGGATTTCTGATGTCGCTTTTTACCCTCAATCGTGGCCGCGTGCTGTGTGCGCTGGCTTTAGCCCTGCCTGGAGCCACCTTCGCTGAAGAGTCCATCGTGGTAACGGCACAACCGCAAGAGAGCGCCAACTCACCGACACAAGGTTATCTCGCCACACGCAGTAGCGGCAGCAGCAAAACCGATCAGCCCTTAATCACCACGCCACAGTCGATTTCAGTGGTAACGCGACAGCAAATGGAAGACCAGGGTGCCCAGGATCTTAACCAGGCGCTCAACTACACCCCTGGCGTGTTTACCAACTTCGGTGGTGCGGCAACGCGTTACGACACTATCGCTTTACGCGGCTTCCACGGCGGCGATGTGGATAACACCTTCCTTGATGGCCTGCGCATCATGAGCGATGGCGGCAGCTTTAATATCCTGCAGGTCGATAACTGGTTCCTGGACCGCGTGGACGTGATTAAAGGCCCCTCCTCCGCGCTGTACGGCCAGACTGTACCGGGTGGATTGGTAAATCTGGTCAGCAAGCGCCCGCAGTTTGCCGAGGAGGGTCACTTCCGCCTGTCGACTGGCACCAATGCCACCAACAGCGCCGCGTTTGATTACACCAACGCCATCAACGATCAGTGGGCATTTCGTCTGACCGGCATCACGCGCAACAGTGATACCCAATATGACCATACCCGCGAAGAAAAATACGCCATTTCACCGCAGCTGATGTGGCAGCCGAGTGAAGACACCAACCTGGTGCTGCGCGCCTATCTGCAAAAAGATCCTTCCGGTGGGTATCACGGTTCCGTACCTGCAGAAGGGACGCTTTATAGCCACAATGGCCGTAAACTGAGTGACAGCTTCTATGAAGGCGACAGTGCGCTGGATCAGTTCAAACGTAATGAACAGATCTACAGCTACGACTTCTCACACCGCTTTAATGATGTGTGGTCGTTCTACTCCACCGCCAGCTATAGCCACTCGAATGTCGATCTCGATCAGGTGTATCAGATTGGTTGGGATGCCACCAACCCCGATTTGCTGACGCGTTACTATTCTGGCGAACGATCATCACTCAGCGCCTGGGCCAACGACAACCGCCTGCAGGCCGATTTTTCCACCGGTGCAGTGCAGCACCGTGTGATTTTAGGTGCGGAGTACCACCGATATAAGAACGATCTCAGCAACGCCAGCGGCTACGCCAGCTCACTGAATCCATGGACGGGCGAAGCTGTTGGCACCATGCCGGATTACAGCTGGACAGAATCGACCCGCCGCTACTATCAAACCGGGATTTATCTGCAGGATGAGTTACAGCTGGATCGCTGGCATTTGGATCTCTCTGGCCGCTATGATCGCATCGTGTCGAATAATGGCACCAGTCGCCGCCAGGATGACCATATCAGCGGTCGTGCTGCACTGCTGTACGCCTTCGACAGTGGCATCTCGCCTTATGTCAGTTGGAGTCAGGCGATCACTCCCGCCTCACTCACTGACCCGTACGGCAATCAGCTGAAACCCACCACCTCGGAACAGTATGAGGCCGGCGTGAAATACCAGCCGGTTGGCACGCGCGATATGTATTCAATTGCGTTGTATGACTTGACGCAGAATGATGTCGCCAACCGCAACGTCATCGACAGTACCTTCACCCCTTCTGGCAAAGTGCATTCGCAGGGAATTGAGCTGGAAGCGCGTAATCAGCTGACACCGCGCCTGAGCACCATCGCGGGTTACACCCTCAACCACCTGCGCTTCAAAGACTCGGTGGATGGTAACGAAGGTCATACTCCGTATGTCACCCCCAATAGCATGGCGTCCTTCTGGGGACATTATCAGTTCGATTACGGCTTGAGTGCCGGTGCCGGTGTGCGTTACATCGGTAAGCAGTGGGCGGATAATGAAAACACCACCCGTTTGCCGTCAGTGACGCTGTTTGATGCCTCGGTGCGTGCCGATCTGGGTGCCTGGAATTCACAGCTGAAAGGCGCGTGGTTGCAGGTGAATGCCAATAACCTGACCGATAAAAAGTATCTTACCGCCTGTTATGGCACTGGATACTGTTATCGCGGTGCAGAGCGTACGGTGATGGCGACAGTGGGTTATGATTTCTGATAAGACGGGAGGCCTAAAGGCCTCCCGCGCATAAAAAAACCGCACCCCATGAGGTGCGGTTTTCTTTAAATCAACGCGTGTTATCAGGCACGCACTTTGCGGTAAATCCACAACACCACAATGGCACCAATTACCGCCACCACGAAGCTGCCAAAGTTGAAACCGTCAACTTTACCGAAGCCAAACAGGGTACTGATCCAGCCGCCGACGACCGCACCTACGATACCCAACACCACAGTGATGATAAATCCGCCGCCATCTTTACCCGGCATGATCCACTTAGCGATAATCCCGGCAATCAAACCAAAAATAATCCATGAAAGAATACCCATTTACTGCTCCTTACGTTATGAATCAAGGTGTTCACTGCGATTAGTATAGCCTGGAATTTTCATTGTGCCGGGTGAGCGCAACGGTAAAATAATCGTTAGCACGCTAAAGCTTTTTTGGGCCAGGCCGATAACAAATCGGTAGCATTGGCACTCGTGATAATAACAATCGGATAAGTGGAGCAGGACGTGAAAGAAGCCGATAAAGAACAATACCTCAAACGAGGCACGCTGGCAGTATTGAACGTAATGAAGGACTTGCTACGTTACCAGACCCCGCTGATGGTGAGTTTTGCGCGCGGACAGTTTATTAGCCGCTTACTGGCTGCCGACGAAGACCAGGTGATCTTCGATCTTGGCAGCAATGCGCTGGATAATGATTTAGCCTTACAGGGTGGCGAATTAAATATCGCCGCCGAAACCCAGGGAGCCAAAGTGGAATTTGGCCTGGCGGGATTACAACGTGTCGAGTTCGAAGGCTTACCTGCTTTCTCCGCGCCACTACCGGAACTGGTTTGGCAAATTCAACGCCGTGAGTTCTTCCGCGTAAATGCCCCAATGGAACCGGTGTTTTATTGCCACAGTGAATGGCCGGATGGCAGCAAAGTGCGCTTCCGTTTGCAGGATCTGTCGCTGGGTGGCGCAGGTGTGCTGCTGGATGAAGCACTGCCAGAAGGCTTGAATCGCGGCGACACCTTTAAAAAACTACGCGTGGAACTGGGTGAATATGGCCATTTCGAGGTCACCGCGCAGCTGCTGCACATCGGTGAACGCAGCACCATCACCAGCAAAAATGAAACCCGCACCACACCCCGTTTGAGCTTCCGCTTTACTACCATTGAACCGGTGCAGGAGCGTCAGTTACAACAGGTTATCTTTGCGCTGGAGCGTCTGGCACGGGATAAGGCTAATCGTTTTCAGTGATGGGCACAGGTCGCTTAAGTGGCGTCATGCTTGCCAGTTAAGCGCCTTTCGGTCGCCATAAATGGCAACCCTACGGCGATCGGGCGAGGTTTTCGTAGGGTGCACATTGATGCGGAATTGGGGGGCCTCGGAGTTTCAATGAGGCTGATAACGGCATCGCGCCACCGCATCCAGCCAACCGCGATAAGTTTCCTGCATCATGACCGCCCGTTCTGTTCGCGGTTCAATCACCGAACCTCCTTGCAATGCCTGCATTTCACTGCCCTGCTGCCACCAGCCTAACAAACGCCCGGCCAGTAAGGCTGCCCCCAGCGCTGAGACTTCGGCTGTGGGAACACGTTTCAGCGGACGCTGTAACACATCGGCCTGCAACTGCATCAGCCAACCGTTCTCGGTGGCGGTGCCGTCGACACACAGCGCCGGGAGCTGCACACCGCTGGCCTGCTCCATGGCGAAAAACACATCGGCAATCTGGAACGTGATGGATTCGAGCGCCACCCGCGCCAGTACTTCGGGCGTGGCGGCATCGGTCAGTCCACACACCATGCCACGCGCCTTTAAATCCCACCAGGGTGCGCCCAAGCCAGACAGCGCTGGCACAAAATAGATCCCCTGATTGTGCTCACTGCGCTGTGCCATTGCCGTCAGCTCACGCGGATCGCTGATACCGAGCATACGCCCCAGCCACGCCGCCCCTGAACCGGTGTGAGTAATATTGCCCTCAAACGCATAGCGCAAGGTGCCATCATGCCATGCCACCGTGGTACTCAGGCCGTTTTCCGTCAGCAGTGGCGTGGCCATCGACATCATTAACGACGAACCCGTGCCGTAGGTGGCCTTCACCACTTCTTCACCGGCACTGCGCTGTGCCTGCAAAGCAGCGTGAGAATCGCCAATTCGCGACAAAATCGGCGTGCCGGGTTTCAGACCCGCAATATCATTAACCGTCACCACACCCTGCGCACTCGCGGAAGGCACAATCTGCGGCAGTGCCGCCCGTGGGATATGGAACAGCGCGAGCAATTCATCATCCCAATCGCCGCTGTGCAGGTTATAAAGTTGGGTGCGCGCGGCGTTGGCATGGTCGGTGACAAAGGATTCACCACCGCTTAATTGCCAGCTCAACCAGCTGTCTACCGTGCCGATACACAGTTCACCGGCTTGTGCACGCGCCAGGCCATCGGGCAATGTCGCCAACATGCCGGTAAGTTTTCCTGCCGGGAACATCGGGTCGACCGCTAACCCGGTTAGACCGGTAATGCGCGGTGCTTTGCCCGCGACGCGCAGATCGCGGCAAAACGCTTCGGAGCGGCGATCTTGCCAACTCACCAGCGGTGTCAGCGGCTGCCCATCCGCACGCTGCCAAATCAGCACCGATTCGCGCTGGTTGCTGATGGCTACAGCCGCCACCTCCGCCCCGGCACACTGAGCCAGACAACTTTCAATCGCCTGTTTTACGGCATGCCAGATGGCTCGCGGATCTTGCTCCGCCAGACCCGGCTGCGGGTGCGCCAGCGTTAACGGCTGGCTGCCACGTGCCACTACCTGACCTGCACCATTCACCGCAATCGCTTTGGCGTTGGTGGTACCTTCATCAATTGCCAGTATTAACGGTCCCGCCATGTTTATGCTCCTGCCACCATGCCCACTGCGCTATTCACTACGCTGGCGGCATCAATTCCGTGATGCGCCCGCGTCGAGGCGCGATCGCCCGCTATCGCATACTGCCCATCCGGGATGCCCAAACGCTGCAACGGAATACCACAGCCACCTTCCGCCAGCACTTCGGCCACCAGGCTACCGACACCACCGTTAACGTTATGCTCTTCTACGGTTATCACCGCGGAGTAATGATTTAGCAGCTCTCGCAGCCGTTGGGTATCACAAGGGCGAATCGATGGAATGGCGATCACACCTGCGTTGATGCCCTGCTCTTTAAGCTGCTCTGCAGCCTCAACCACCTCGTGTACCGTCGAACCCATCGCCACCAGCGCAATCTCTTTGCCTTCGCGCAGAACATCAATTTGTCCTGGACGGAACTGGTAGTTTTCATCGTGCAGTTGCGGCAGGTCTTTACCATCCAGACGGATATAGACCGGCCCAACGTGTGCCAGGGCGTACTCGATGATTTGCCGGCACTCTAGCGGACAGGATGGTGCATAAATTTCGATATTGCCGAAGCCGCGCATCACCGCAATGTCATCAATACTGTGGTGGGTGCTGGCCAGCGGACCATAACTGGCACCGGCATTCAGGCCAAACAGTTTGACGTTGGTGTTGTTGTAGCAAACATCGACCTTGACCTGCTCATTCGCACGGGAAATCAGGAAGGGTGCGGCGTTGCAGGTCACCGCCACTTTGCCACCAATCGCCAGGCCTGCCGCCGTGCCGACCAGGGTTTGCTCAGCGATGCCAACGTTGATCAGTCGATCGGGGAATGCCTTGATAAAAGGCGCAATTTTGGCGGTTGAGGTGGAATCTGCCACCACCGGGACTAAATCGACACCCCGATTCACCGCATCGATAAAGGCTTCCACCATCACCGTCGCCAGATGTTTTGCATTACTCATCTTTCAATTCCTCCAGTGCCAATGCGATCTCTTCCCCTTTAGGTACACGGTGATGCCACTCCGGCTTGCCTTGAATAAAGGAGATGCCAAAGCCCTTCTCGGTATGCGCCACAATCACCTGCGGCTTGCCATTGCGTGGCAGGCTCTCTATGGTTTCCACCACCGACGCCATATCGTTTCCGTTGCATTCGGTGACCTCTAACCCAAAGGCACGCCATTTATCCGGTAGCGGATCGGTATTCATGATGTCGCGCGTATGGCCCGCCAGTTGCAGCTTGTTCTTGTCATTGATGATCACCAGGTTATCGAGGCCGTAATGCGCCGCCACCAGTGCGGCTTCCCAGTTACTGCCCTCTGCCAGTTCACCGTCGCCTGTCACCACAAAAATACGGCGATTGCTGTTGTCCTTTTTCGCCGCCAGCGCAATGCCCACCGCAACCGGTAAACCGTGACCGAGCGCACCGGTGTTTAACTCCACGCCTGGCGTTTTCTGCCGTACCGGATGGCCAGGCAGATGTGAGTCAGAGTGCTGATACGTCGGCAACCACTCAGTTGGGAAATAGCCCGCCTCAGCCAGCACGCAGTAATAGCCGCCCACCGCATGGCCTTTCGACTGGATATAGATGTCGCGCTGCGGATCGTTAGTACGATCCGGCGCGCAGTTGAGAATGCGGAAATAGAGTGCGGTGAGAATCTCTACCTGGGAAAGGTCCGCCCCGGTGTGGCCGCCCGCCGGGCTACCCGCATTAAGCTGGATAATACGGCGGCGTACGGCTCGCGCTTTCGCTGCCAGATCGGCTACCGAATATTTGAAAGGATTCATAGACACCTCTGAATTTTCATGCGTTATTGAATATATATTCAATCTGGATAAAAAAAGAGGGAGCAAGCAAGCGTGGCTCGCTCCCAACCGATTAACCTTTGGTATCAGCCTCCTCGATCAGCGCCTTTTGCGCTACAACGGCGGCCTTCTGCTGCATACGGCTCTGCATTTGGTCGATGATCACCGCCACAATGATCACGATGCCCTTGATCACCATCTGCCAGAATTCACTGACGCCCATCATGATCAACCCGTCGGCAAGGAACCCGATGACGAATGCCCCCACCAGTGTACCTAAGATGGTGCCGCGACCGCCTGCGAGTGAAGTGCCTCCCAGTACCACCGCAGCGATGGCGTTCATTTCAAACGAGGTGCCGTTAGCCGGATGGCTGGCCACAAGTTGTGAAGAGACCACGATGCCGGCAATGGCAGCGCAGAAACCGGAGATGGTGTAGACCCAGATTTTCACCGACTTCACTTTGACGCCCGAAAGTTCAGCCGCCCGCTCGTTGTCACCAATCGCATACACCTGGCGACCAAAAGGCAAGCGCCGTGCGACATAAGCAATCACCAGCGCCAACACCACCATCATCCAGATGGCCCACGGCAGGCCGAGAAAATAGCCCGCGCCAATTTTGTCAAAGCCGGTATTGCCAAGTAGCTGATTGCCCTGCAAGCCCGGGAAAGTCTCACCGCCAGAAGTCAGCATCGCCGCACCACGCAGGATGTACATGGTGCCCAGCGTGCAGATAAACGGTGCCACATTGTATTTGGTGATAATCCAGCCGTTGACCGCACCAATCAGCCCACCAATCACTAACACCAGCGGCACAATCACCCAGACACTGGGGAAAATGGCGATGCCAAACATCGGCAGGACAATCCCTTTGGTAATCAGCCAACCGGCAATCATGCCGCACAGCCCGAGTGTCGCTCCGATCGAAAGATCAATTCCGGCGGTGATGATGACAAAAGTGATGCCCAGCGCCAGAAAGGCATTGATGGCGATATGTTTCACCATGATCACCATGCTACCCACCGCGAGGAAATCCGGCACCGTGATGGCAAAGAAGCCAACAATCAGAAACAGCGCGATAAAGGTACGCAGTTTGAGCAGCAGCAGAATCAAGCCTTCGCGTGAGTTAAAGGCTTTACCTGGTGTCGCGAGCGCCATTGCGCCTTGATTTTTCATGTTCAGAATCCTTGTGCGCTTGCT
Protein-coding sequences here:
- the treA gene encoding alpha,alpha-trehalase TreA is translated as MIKNVIFTPARLTFLLSAALLAGSAVAQAEDNSRMLSNQPQPPDIRLGPLFNAVQQAKFYPDQKTFADAVPKYNPSSILADWQMQKSQRNFDLKHFVDANFTLPKEQDKYVPPAGQSLREHINGLWPVLTRSTPNASQYDSLLPLPKPYVVPGGRFREVYYWDSYFTMLGLAESGHWDRVQDMVDNFATELDKYGHIPNGNRSYYLSRSQPPFFSLMVDLLATHKGDDVYRQYLPQLQKEYDYWMADSDKVAAGQASKRVIKLSDGTLLNRYWDDRDAPRTESWLDDVNTANKAPDRNKQQVYRDLRAGAASGWDFSSRWFTDAHNLASIRTTQLAPVDLNSLMFHLEQVLSKASKLAKQDDQAKQFAADAEKRRAAINRYLWDAKQGWYADYDWQKKQIHPQLTAATLFPLYMQVASEKQADRTAKAVEKQLLKPGGLVTTTVNNGQQWDAPNGWAPLQWVAIEGLEHYHQPKLAQEIGQRFLQNVQATYDKEHKLVEKYVVEGAQLGGGGGGEYPLQDGFGWTNGVTLKLLDKYCPKDKTCNNAGDIPNMPALSAGK
- the ghrA gene encoding glyoxylate/hydroxypyruvate reductase GhrA, with the protein product MEIIWYHPSSNPQSWIDGLHQRIPGVNVRYWQPGDNAPADYAIVRSPPTEMLAGRPLKGVFAMGAGVDEILKQQHAHPEMLSDEVPLIRLEDTGMARQMQEYANWCVLGWFRRFADYRQQQQRAHWQQLKGYERENFTIGILGAGVLGRSVLESLRQWGFPLRCWSRSAKTIEGVQTFHGREQLNAFLDGTQVLIDLLPTTPETTNLIDEHVLSVLPHGAFFLNMARGAHVVEADLLAALNSGQLAGAALDVFQTEPLPKDHPLWSHPHVTITPHTAAITLPGEAMDFIAGAILALEQGQQPGGLVDRQRGY
- a CDS encoding phosphatase, giving the protein MYPVDLHMHTVASTHAYSTLHDYVVQAKQNGLKLFAITDHGPDMADAPHYWHFVNMRIWPRVIDGVGVLRGIEANIKNQQGEIDCSCPMLDALDLIVAGFHEPVYAPRDKAHHTEAMIAAMAGGLVHIISHPGNPKFPVDIRAIAEAAAHYDVALEINNSSFTHSRPGSEPNCRAIAEAVRDAGGRLAFGSDSHTAFTLGHFEHCIRITREVDFPEDRVLNVTPRRLLDFLEQRTGKHIAEFADF
- a CDS encoding IS3 family transposase (programmed frameshift), which codes for MKPKYSTQFKLKVVRYFLDGHAGQGGTAQHFGVSRTHAIRWIQLYLHHGEEALRPRSRSRSQMYSPEFKREVVTYAINHPETSARLAARFGIASHTTVDNWLKRFRLKGYSAFCPTQPERSVFMPVNPDKPRKADDKTPEELLKELEYLRAENDYLKTLQGILLEKKPAGVAEKAAAVNLLRTQHRLPVLLKAAQLARSTFFYHLARLQIPDKYAEVKVLMLRLFSEHRSLYGYRRLNELLRQCGYSHSGKTILKLMKALSLECPVRRKKYCSYRGGVNPTVANLLQRNFVASAPEEKWVTDVTEFRVGEDKYYLSAIMDLYNDEIVAWEGSQKATASLIDGMLKKAFSHLSSLSRVLLHSDQGWHYQRPYYRRQLAERGIQQSMSRKGNCLDNAMIENFFGHLKTEMFYLKTFRSVSELSAAIGEYIDFWNDKRIKMGLGGLSPVEYRTHNQIKLT